From the genome of Brienomyrus brachyistius isolate T26 chromosome 8, BBRACH_0.4, whole genome shotgun sequence, one region includes:
- the LOC125747045 gene encoding constitutive coactivator of PPAR-gamma-like protein 1 isoform X1 gives MGVQGFQEYIEKHCPSAVVPVELQKLARGSLVGGGRQRPPQSRLRLLVDAENCLHRLYGGFYTDWVSGGQWNHMLGYLAALAKACFNGNIELLVCFNGALEKGRLHEWVKRQVNERQTAQQIVSHVQNKGTPPPKVWFLPPVCMAHCIRLALLRFHIGVAQSIEDHHQEVIALCRENGFHGLVAYDSDYALCNIPYYFSAHALKLSRNGKSLTTSQFLMHEVAKQLDLNPNRFVIFASLLGNHILPDEDLAAFHWSLLGPEHPLASLKVRAHQLVLPPCDVVIKAVADYVRNLQDVIDLEAIAKDIFRHSQSRTDDKVVRFKKAVEYYSAASKPLQFSPYLVRPNPIGVPVAVPQYVPPQMLNIPQTPLPVKPGVQHLPGQNTYQEPGLALDPLGKGLPDQNSFSNIPHEGKHTPLYERSLPINPTSGSSPNHADPAFFNTSSTSSSSENDENTGTTANHISDHKAGWDKQGNQAENIPAGELGDQIKAEESSVTFSGGHGAEVGGHNSVNTQIPSLLSMPTRNHMDITTPPLPAVAPEVLRVAEHRHKKGLMYPYIYHVLTKGEIKLSVTIEDEANKDLPSAVQLYRPIRQYVYGVLFSLAEAKKKAERLAMRRNRLPEYPPVIVKEWAAYKGKSPHTPELVEALPFREWTCPNLKKLWLGKAVEDKNRRMRAFLACMRSDTPAMLNPANVPTPLMVLCCVLRFMLQWPGVRILRRNELDAFLAQALSPKLYEPDQLQELKIDSLDPRGVQLAALFMSGVDMALFANDVCGQPLPWEHCCPWMYFDGKLLQSKLIQATRDKAPLIDLCDGQADQVAKVEKMRQSILEGLTFSRPPHPLPFPPPHGMPFYPPSTTFYPPPPMPPPQGRGRGMPGLQAIPSQGGKLEIAGTVVGQWAGSRRGRGRGAFPIQVVSVGGPTRGRPRGVISTSVIRTFGRGAKYYGRGLKTQGSYQSKPAYAASANEVVKERKKTKPEELQSPPESSEGSTAENGIEGREADQLNGNKDDGGAPNQPESALSNDSKMCNTNSHLNALNADSDCHRDEALGTSVLKKEE, from the exons ATGGGCGTGCAAGGTTTCCAGGAATACATTGAAAAGCACTGCCCAAGCGCCGTAGTACCGGTGGAGCTTCAGAAGCTAGCTCGGGGGAGCCTAGTTGGGGGCGGCCGGCAGCGACCACCCCAAAGTCGGCTCAGGCTTCTCGTGGATGCTGAAAACTGCCTCCACCGGCTCTACGGCGGATTTTACACCGACTGGGTGAGCGGAGGCCAGTGGAACCACATGCTAGGTTATCTAGCCGCTCTTGCTAAGGCCTGCTTTAATGGCAACATTGAGCTCCTGGTATGCTTCAATGGCGCCTTGGAGAAAGGCCGCCTTCACGAATGGGTCAAGCGACAGGTGaacgagaggcagacagcgcAGCAGATTGTCAGCCACGTCCAGAATAAGGGAACTCCACCGCCAAAGGTCTGGTTCCTGCCGCCGGTGTGCATGGCCCACTGTATCCGACTGGCCCTCCTCAGGTTCCACATCGGG GTTGCCCAGAGCATTGAGGATCACCATCAGGAAGTGATTGCCTTATGCAGGGAGAATGGGTTTCACGGCCTGGTGGCCTACGACTCTGACTATGCCCTGTGCAACATCCCCTACTACTTCAGTGCCCACGCCCTAAAGCTGAGCCGCAACGGCAAAAGCCTCACCACCAGCCAGTTCCTGATGCATGAAGTCGCCAAGCAGCTCGATCTCAACCCAAATCGTTTTGTCATATTTGCTTCACTTTTAG GTAATCACATTCTGCCCGATGAAGACTTGGCTGCCTTTCACTGGAGTTTACTTGGGCCTGAACACCCTTTAGCATCATTGAAG GTACGTGCCCACCAGCTTGTACTCCCACCTTGTGACGTAGTGATCAAGGCCGTGGCAGACTACGTCCGCAACTTGCAAGATGTCATTGACTTGGAAGCCATTGCTAAAGACATCTTCAGACATTCACAG TCCAGAACCGATGACAAAGTTGTCCGATTCAAGAAGGCAGTTGAGTACTACTCTGCAGCCAGCAAACCGCTACAGTTCTCTCCTTATTTAG TCAGACCAAATCCGATCGGAGTGCCTGTCGCTGTGCCACAATACGTACCTCCACAGATGCTCAACATTCCACAGACTCCCCTTCCTGTGAAACCTGGG GTCCAGCACTTGCCAGGCCAGAACACCTACCAAGAGCCTGGCCTGGCTCTTGATCCACTGGGGAAGGGCCTCCCAGATCAGAACAGCTTCAGCAACATTCCTCACGAAGGGAAACACACGCCACTGTACGAGAGGTCCTTGCCCATCAACCCCACCTCAGGCAGCAGCCCCAACCATGCAGACCCTGCGTTCTTCAACACCTCGTCCACCTCGTCCTCCTCCGAGAACGACGAAAACACGGGCACCACTGCCAA CCATATAAGTGACCATAAAGCAGGATGGGATAAACAAGGAAATCAGGCAGAGAACATACCAGCAGGAGAGTTGGGAGACCAAATTAAA GCTGAGGAATCCTCTGTGACCTTCTCTGGGGGTCACGGGGCTGAGGTTGGAGGCCACAACAGTGTGAACACCCAGATCCCCTCCCTGTTGTCGATGCCAACCCGGAACCACATGGACATCACGACCCCCCCGTTGCCCGCGGTGGCGCCTGAGGTGCTTCGGGTGGCCGAACACAGACACAAAAAGGGCCTCATGTATCCGTACATCTACCACGTCCTCACCAAG GGCGAGATTAAGCTTTCCGTCACCATCGAAGATGAGGCTAACAAAGACCTGCCGTCCGCTGTACAGCTCTACCGCCCCATCCGTCAGTATGTTTACGGAGTCCTCTTCAGCCTGGCCGAGGCCAAAAAGAAGGCGGAGAGGCTTGCCATGAGGAGGAACAGACTCCCGGAGT ATCCCCCCGTGATCGTGAAAGAGTGGGCAGCCTACAAGGGCAAGTCGCCCCACACTCCGGAGCTGGTGGAGGCCCTGCCCTTCCGCGAGTGGACGTGCCCCAACCTGAAAAAATTGTGGCTGGGCAAGGCTGTGGAGGACAAAAACCGCAGGATGAGGGCCTTCCTGGCCTGCATGCGCTCCGACACGCCGGCCATGCTGAACCCCGCCAATGTGCCCACCCCTCTTATGGTGCTCTGCTGCGTGCTGCG GTTTATGTTACAATGGCCAGGAGTAAGAATTTTGCGTCGTAACGAACTTGACGCTTTCCTAGCCCAAGCACTTTCTCCTAAACTATATGAACCTGACCAGCTGCAGGAACTTAAG ATCGACAGCCTCGACCCGCGGGGGGTCCAGCTGGCCGCCCTGTTCATGAGCGGCGTGGACATGGCTCTCTTCGCCAACGACGTGTGCGGCCAACCCCTCCCCTGGGAGCACTGCTGCCCCTGGATGTACTTTGATGGCAAGCTGCTCCAGAGCAAACTCATACAGGCCACCCGAGATAAGGCCCCTCTCATCGACCTCTGTGATGGTCAG GCCGATCAGGTGGCTAAGGTGGAGAAAATGAGGCAGAGCATCCTGGAGGGGCTGACCTTCTCCCGTCCGCCGCACCCTCTGCCATTCCCACCACCGCACGGCATGCCTTTCTACCCCCCAAGCACTACTTTCTACCCCCCGCCGCCGATGCCTCCACCTCAGGGTCGAGGGAGGGGCATGCCTG GACTACAAGCCATTCCTTCCCAGGGTGGCAAGCTGGAGATCGCTGGCACGGTGGTGGGCCAGTGGGCCGGGAGCCGACGAGGCCGTGGACGGGGGGCGTTCCCAATCCAGGTGGTGTCAGTTGGTGGACCAACCAGAGG TCGTCCAAGAGGGGTGATTTCAACATCTGTTATAAGGACCTTTGGTCGAGGAGCCAAATACTATGGTAGAGGCTTGAAGACTCAAGGATCCTACCAG AGCAAGCCTGCATATGCTGCTTCAGCAAACGAGGTGGTGAAAGAACGGAAGAAAACGAAGCCAGAGGAGCTCCAGTCCCCCCCGGAATCATCAGAG